One Desulfatiglans anilini DSM 4660 DNA window includes the following coding sequences:
- a CDS encoding GAF domain-containing protein — MPEDKITIDAFKIITRAIAGEWSNLKVMVHHMAQLLVGALDIKACSVLLLNRESNELERAASFGLSLTFLGKGPVSAEKSVAATMKGETIVIRDVHRGSQLQYPDETLKEGIGAVVSVPIPYLNEIIGILRMYQRQAWDISERDVDSLRVLAGLMGVAIMHTRYLNGLQAIGGVLREYPREWISPR; from the coding sequence ATGCCTGAAGACAAAATCACCATAGATGCCTTTAAGATCATTACCCGGGCCATCGCAGGAGAATGGAGCAACCTCAAAGTGATGGTCCATCATATGGCTCAACTGCTCGTCGGAGCCCTCGATATCAAGGCCTGCTCGGTGCTCCTGCTCAACAGGGAATCGAACGAATTGGAGAGGGCTGCAAGCTTTGGATTGAGCCTGACATTCCTCGGGAAAGGCCCTGTCTCGGCAGAAAAAAGCGTTGCAGCCACCATGAAAGGGGAAACCATCGTCATCCGCGACGTCCACCGGGGCAGCCAGCTTCAGTATCCCGATGAGACGCTGAAGGAGGGGATCGGAGCCGTCGTGTCCGTTCCCATTCCCTATCTAAACGAGATCATCGGGATCCTTCGGATGTATCAAAGACAGGCATGGGACATTTCGGAGCGGGATGTGGACTCGCTGCGCGTCCTGGCAGGCCTCATGGGGGTCGCCATCATGCACACCCGCTATCTCAACGGCCTCCAAGCCATCGGCGGAGTTCTTCGCGAATATCCCCGGGAGTGGATATCGCCGCGCTGA
- a CDS encoding ATP synthase subunit C — translation MDINTMLGYVGCACAIGIPALGSSIGCGIAGAASHGVMAKVEEGHGKFIGMSAAPSSQTIYGVVLMFVLLGKINAAAGLALLGIGLFCGIGICISAIYQGKVAATGILASSKKPEVFGKCFAAVGIVESFALFAMVFGLIIATSIG, via the coding sequence ATGGACATTAACACGATGTTGGGGTATGTGGGTTGCGCCTGCGCAATAGGGATACCGGCCTTGGGAAGTTCGATCGGCTGCGGCATTGCCGGTGCCGCTTCCCACGGAGTCATGGCCAAAGTGGAGGAAGGGCATGGCAAGTTCATCGGCATGTCCGCCGCCCCTTCTTCCCAGACGATTTACGGCGTGGTTCTCATGTTCGTCCTCCTGGGCAAGATCAATGCCGCCGCCGGCCTCGCCCTGCTTGGTATCGGGCTGTTCTGCGGAATAGGGATCTGCATCTCGGCGATCTATCAAGGGAAGGTGGCTGCCACCGGCATCCTGGCCTCGTCCAAAAAGCCTGAGGTCTTCGGAAAATGTTTTGCCGCCGTTGGAATTGTTGAAAGCTTTGCCCTGTTCGCCATGGTTTTCGGCTTGATCATCGCCACATCCATCGGATGA